A region of Bacteroidia bacterium DNA encodes the following proteins:
- a CDS encoding ABC transporter substrate-binding protein, producing MKIIIAIDDTDNLESRGTGFRARELGLLLAKAGLVDLISVTRHQLLFDRRIPYTSHNSSASLLCELKSSLQDVIAFSKEYLIKEAADGSDAGLCIAIYEKVNQEIINWGHKAKIEILTKEKAHELAIRNEIYLEGFTGEKIGVIGSLAAVGLRKEGSDGRLLWMKNMRETTGIFKISDYKALIGLENISDKDGIFVSENENILVTEWCRPIHKNNEITLIVEKEQNSSEYEWKCASKEYIKSISQ from the coding sequence ATGAAAATAATAATTGCAATTGACGATACTGATAATTTAGAAAGTCGTGGTACAGGGTTCAGAGCCCGTGAACTGGGTCTTTTATTAGCTAAAGCTGGTTTGGTTGATTTAATTTCTGTTACCCGTCATCAATTGTTGTTTGATAGAAGAATACCATATACATCTCATAATAGCTCAGCCAGTTTATTATGTGAACTAAAATCGTCTTTGCAAGATGTAATTGCGTTTTCAAAAGAGTATTTAATTAAAGAAGCGGCAGATGGTTCGGATGCCGGTCTTTGTATTGCAATTTATGAAAAAGTAAATCAGGAAATTATAAATTGGGGACATAAGGCTAAAATTGAAATTCTTACAAAAGAGAAAGCTCATGAGCTTGCAATTAGAAATGAGATATATCTGGAAGGATTTACGGGTGAGAAAATTGGAGTTATTGGTTCGTTGGCTGCTGTAGGCTTAAGAAAGGAAGGAAGCGACGGACGCTTACTTTGGATGAAAAATATGAGGGAAACAACGGGTATCTTTAAAATTTCTGATTATAAAGCATTAATTGGACTAGAAAATATTTCAGACAAAGATGGTATCTTTGTTTCCGAAAATGAAAATATATTGGTAACAGAATGGTGTAGACCAATTCATAAAAATAATGAGATTACTCTAATAGTTGAGAAAGAACAAAATAGTAGTGAATATGAATGGAAATGTGCTTCAAAGGAATATATCAAAAGTATTTCCCAATAA
- a CDS encoding polyprenol monophosphomannose synthase, whose protein sequence is MSDSIVIIPTYNEKENIEKIIRKVFSLTKSFDILIIDDGSPDGTALIVKDLQKEFPKSLHLVERKGKLGLGTAYIAGFKWCLERQFDFIFEMDADFSHNPDDLINLYNACNIEKPSLSIGSRYKSGVNVVNWPIGRVIMSYYASAYVRFITGMDIRDTTAGFVCYYRKVLEAIPFDKIKMKGYGFQIEMKFTTWKMGFNIVEVPIVFTDRKQGTSKMSGGIFSEAVWGVIKMKWKSLFRNYKQAI, encoded by the coding sequence ATGTCAGATTCAATTGTAATTATACCAACTTATAACGAAAAAGAAAACATTGAAAAGATTATTCGTAAGGTTTTCTCTTTAACAAAATCATTTGACATTTTAATTATTGACGATGGCTCACCCGACGGAACTGCTTTAATTGTAAAAGATTTACAAAAAGAATTTCCCAAAAGCCTCCATTTAGTTGAAAGAAAAGGTAAGCTTGGTCTTGGAACTGCATATATTGCAGGTTTTAAATGGTGTCTTGAACGTCAATTCGATTTTATTTTCGAAATGGATGCCGACTTCTCTCATAATCCTGACGACCTTATAAATTTATATAACGCATGCAATATTGAAAAACCATCATTATCAATTGGTTCAAGATATAAATCAGGCGTAAACGTTGTTAACTGGCCAATTGGAAGAGTTATAATGTCTTATTATGCTTCTGCATATGTTCGTTTTATTACAGGAATGGATATTCGTGATACCACTGCCGGATTTGTTTGCTATTATAGAAAAGTATTAGAAGCCATACCATTTGATAAAATAAAAATGAAAGGGTATGGATTTCAGATAGAGATGAAATTCACTACCTGGAAAATGGGTTTTAATATTGTTGAAGTTCCTATTGTTTTTACCGACCGTAAACAAGGCACATCTAAAATGAGTGGAGGTATTTTCAGCGAAGCAGTATGGGGAGTTATAAAAATGAAATGGAAAAGTCTTTTTAGGAACTATAAGCAAGCCATTTAG